One Acinetobacter pullicarnis genomic region harbors:
- a CDS encoding SDR family NAD(P)-dependent oxidoreductase: MFNFAGKTVLITGASGGIAVSCIKKLYQAGAQLVLSDLNLEKLQEFVATLDPTGERVLAVAQDVADSQQAVDVVAAAVARFGGIDILIPCAGLYLERALKDMSDQEWSKVTAVNLDGVFYTIRAAIPHLRKGGAIVNVTSMAGHKGSFNHGHYAASKGAVLNLTRTLALELAPNIRVNNVSPGLIDTPMVQQLMQEKGEKLLDQTPLQRLGHSDEVADAILYLASDFATFITGETLHVNGGLYIAS, from the coding sequence ATGTTTAATTTTGCAGGAAAAACGGTACTGATTACCGGTGCTTCAGGTGGTATTGCGGTGAGCTGTATCAAGAAGCTTTATCAGGCGGGCGCACAATTGGTACTGTCTGATTTAAATCTTGAGAAATTACAGGAATTTGTTGCCACGCTTGATCCAACGGGTGAGCGTGTTTTGGCAGTAGCACAAGACGTCGCTGACTCACAACAAGCGGTTGATGTGGTTGCTGCTGCGGTTGCGCGTTTTGGTGGCATTGATATTTTGATTCCATGTGCCGGTCTATATCTTGAACGTGCCTTAAAAGACATGTCGGATCAAGAATGGTCGAAAGTGACTGCGGTCAATTTAGATGGGGTGTTTTACACCATTCGTGCCGCCATTCCGCATTTACGTAAAGGTGGCGCCATTGTCAATGTCACCTCAATGGCAGGACATAAAGGCAGTTTTAATCACGGCCATTATGCAGCCTCTAAGGGTGCAGTATTAAATTTAACCCGAACCCTTGCACTGGAATTGGCACCGAATATTCGTGTTAATAACGTTTCACCAGGTTTGATTGATACCCCAATGGTGCAACAATTGATGCAAGAAAAAGGCGAGAAATTGCTAGATCAAACGCCTTTGCAGCGTCTTGGTCATTCCGATGAAGTTGCCGATGCGATTTTATATTTGGCTTCTGACTTTGCGACCTTTATTACTGGCGAAACCTTGCACGTCAATGGTGGCTTATA
- the lpdA gene encoding dihydrolipoyl dehydrogenase: MTNQTFDLVVIGGGPGGYVAAIRASQLGMKTAVVEKAELGGICLNWGCLPTKALLRSADVLRLVKNADDFGIRVAAPQVNIDKVVQRSRDVSAKLQRGVAGLLKKNKVTVFQGVAQLLGQSQLSVQTAQGEHKLTAKHIILATGARARAIPNMQVDGQHFWSYREALVPKSIPKRMVVIGAGAIGIEFACFYQSMGAQVSVVELSDRILPQEDIEISNTVAKSLKQDGIHIYTGCKVAEHQVKNGEVQLRIEGAQAKSLSADVVLLAVGISANTENLGLEKTKIALDRGHIVTDEFCRTAEANVYAIGDVAGPPWLAHKASHEGVLCVEKIMGLTVHPLQANKVPACTYSHPQVASVGYSEAKAKALGKKIRVGKFPFVANGKALAMNSSEGFVKVIFDDASGELLGAHLVGDEVTEMINGFAIAQELETTEQELMQTILPHPTMSEAMHEAVLAAYERALHQ, translated from the coding sequence ATGACAAATCAAACATTTGATCTGGTCGTCATTGGTGGTGGACCGGGCGGCTATGTGGCTGCCATCCGCGCCAGCCAATTGGGCATGAAAACGGCCGTGGTCGAAAAAGCTGAACTCGGTGGCATCTGCTTGAATTGGGGTTGTCTCCCCACCAAAGCATTATTGCGCAGTGCTGATGTATTACGTCTGGTTAAAAATGCCGACGATTTCGGTATTCGCGTTGCAGCACCACAGGTCAACATTGACAAAGTGGTGCAGCGTTCTCGTGATGTCTCTGCCAAGTTACAACGTGGTGTTGCAGGTCTACTCAAGAAAAACAAAGTCACTGTTTTTCAAGGTGTGGCGCAGTTGCTCGGTCAATCACAGCTCAGTGTTCAAACGGCACAGGGTGAACACAAGCTGACAGCCAAGCATATTATTTTGGCAACAGGTGCACGTGCGCGTGCTATTCCAAATATGCAGGTCGATGGCCAGCATTTTTGGAGCTATCGCGAAGCTTTGGTGCCGAAAAGCATTCCAAAGCGCATGGTGGTGATTGGGGCAGGCGCAATCGGCATTGAATTCGCGTGTTTCTATCAATCGATGGGCGCACAAGTTTCGGTGGTTGAGTTATCCGATCGCATCTTGCCACAAGAAGATATCGAGATTTCAAATACGGTGGCCAAGTCTTTAAAACAAGACGGCATCCACATTTATACCGGCTGTAAAGTTGCAGAACATCAAGTTAAAAATGGCGAAGTGCAACTGCGTATTGAAGGTGCACAAGCCAAGTCGTTAAGCGCAGATGTGGTGTTGTTGGCGGTGGGTATTTCGGCCAATACTGAAAACTTAGGTTTAGAAAAAACCAAAATTGCATTGGACCGTGGCCATATTGTGACCGACGAATTTTGTCGTACAGCAGAAGCCAATGTCTATGCCATTGGAGATGTCGCAGGTCCGCCGTGGTTGGCACACAAAGCCAGTCATGAAGGGGTGCTTTGTGTCGAAAAAATTATGGGCTTAACGGTGCATCCGTTACAAGCCAATAAAGTGCCAGCTTGTACCTATAGCCATCCACAAGTGGCCAGTGTTGGGTATAGCGAAGCCAAAGCCAAAGCGTTAGGTAAAAAAATTCGTGTTGGGAAATTCCCATTTGTTGCCAACGGTAAAGCCTTGGCCATGAACAGCAGTGAAGGCTTTGTCAAAGTTATTTTTGACGATGCCAGTGGTGAATTGCTGGGTGCACATCTGGTCGGTGATGAAGTCACTGAAATGATCAATGGTTTCGCAATCGCGCAAGAGCTGGAAACCACTGAACAAGAATTGATGCAGACCATTTTACCGCATCCAACGATGTCAGAAGCCATGCATGAAGCTGTGCTTGCTGCCTATGAGCGTGCATTGCATCAATAG
- a CDS encoding shikimate dehydrogenase family protein yields MNSIENMPISGKTKIIPILADPIAHVETPRIMNMLFKKANYDAVCVPFQVAAENLSQTIEALRLIPTIAGAVVTVPHKINISHLVDVKGPQAQIIGAVNAVRFDEQRQMHGEMFDGKGFVQGLINSDLDVGAHLKVYIAGAGGAARGIAFALLAQGVKSLQVYNRTQATAVALIEELKKYAPDAVIELADATPQQVDLCINATSAGMLGPQQNTLPFAIDGLEANCCVAEVIMNPVKTQLLQQAEQKGMKIVSGQAMILAQIGQLAAFILNEPELAQVRL; encoded by the coding sequence ATGAATTCTATTGAGAACATGCCGATTTCAGGAAAGACCAAGATCATCCCAATTCTTGCAGATCCAATCGCGCACGTGGAAACACCGCGAATCATGAATATGCTGTTTAAAAAAGCCAATTATGATGCGGTCTGCGTTCCTTTTCAGGTGGCAGCAGAGAACTTAAGTCAAACGATTGAAGCACTTCGCTTGATTCCAACGATCGCTGGTGCTGTCGTGACTGTGCCGCATAAAATTAACATCAGTCACTTGGTCGATGTGAAAGGGCCACAGGCACAGATTATTGGTGCAGTGAATGCCGTACGTTTTGATGAACAGCGTCAAATGCATGGTGAAATGTTTGATGGCAAAGGTTTTGTACAAGGTTTGATTAACTCTGATCTTGATGTTGGTGCACATTTAAAGGTTTATATTGCTGGGGCAGGTGGTGCAGCACGTGGTATTGCATTTGCACTTTTAGCACAAGGCGTAAAGTCGCTACAGGTCTATAACCGTACCCAAGCCACGGCAGTCGCTTTGATTGAAGAATTGAAAAAATATGCACCAGATGCCGTGATCGAACTAGCAGATGCTACGCCACAACAGGTTGATTTATGTATTAATGCCACGTCAGCAGGCATGTTAGGTCCGCAACAAAATACCCTGCCTTTTGCAATTGATGGATTAGAGGCGAACTGCTGTGTTGCAGAAGTCATTATGAATCCAGTAAAAACCCAATTATTACAGCAAGCTGAACAGAAAGGCATGAAGATCGTTTCTGGCCAAGCCATGATATTGGCACAGATTGGACAACTTGCCGCCTTTATTTTAAATGAACCTGAATTGGCTCAAGTACGTTTATAG
- a CDS encoding MFS transporter codes for MNQSVDNISASSGQSPAMDAERRKSLIASGVGNLLEWYDWTIYAVASMYIASALFDKSDPTSALLSTLAVFAVGFVSRPFGGFFFGPLADKIGRRNVLMITMLLMAGASIVIALIPSFESIGYWASLILVLARLVQGFAHGGETTTSYAYVSEIAPPKRRGLWSSTVFFAVGLGSLTATLFLAVLTSVIPKEEMYEWGWRIPFLLGGALAIFALYLRRNMMESEAIEEMKQDDSPKWPLSKFLTTGLKLFFYEAGSTLTYYIWVTVCAIYAINHLKMDPHDAFVMSCLAQVVYLICLPFQGWLSDIIGRKACTLISFFGSMLLLFPLWGLLSSEPWTLFVAQATGLVFVGFLTASKPAAMSEQIPTRYRTKLFGIFMSLSIAVFGGTASYVNTWLYANQLESFFNVYAVVVCIVAISVVLTWKNNKGIDLDKV; via the coding sequence ATGAATCAATCTGTAGACAATATCAGTGCATCATCAGGCCAAAGTCCTGCGATGGATGCCGAGCGCAGAAAATCCCTCATCGCCAGTGGCGTTGGTAATTTATTGGAATGGTATGACTGGACGATTTATGCTGTTGCATCGATGTATATTGCATCAGCACTGTTTGATAAATCAGATCCAACCTCTGCACTGTTAAGTACCTTGGCTGTATTTGCGGTGGGCTTTGTATCACGTCCATTCGGTGGTTTTTTCTTTGGACCCTTGGCCGATAAAATTGGTCGCCGTAATGTACTGATGATCACCATGCTGCTCATGGCAGGTGCCAGTATTGTAATCGCATTGATTCCAAGCTTTGAAAGTATTGGTTATTGGGCGTCTTTAATTTTGGTGCTGGCGCGTTTGGTTCAAGGCTTTGCCCATGGCGGTGAAACCACGACCTCGTATGCCTATGTTTCTGAGATTGCACCACCAAAACGCCGTGGGTTATGGTCAAGTACCGTATTCTTTGCGGTTGGTTTAGGTTCCCTCACTGCAACATTATTCCTTGCGGTACTGACTTCTGTGATTCCTAAAGAAGAAATGTATGAGTGGGGCTGGCGTATTCCGTTCTTATTGGGTGGGGCGTTGGCAATCTTTGCATTGTATTTACGTCGCAATATGATGGAAAGCGAAGCCATTGAAGAAATGAAGCAAGATGATAGCCCAAAATGGCCGTTGTCTAAATTTTTAACCACGGGTTTAAAATTATTCTTCTACGAAGCTGGCTCGACTTTAACCTATTATATTTGGGTCACTGTATGTGCAATCTACGCGATTAACCATTTAAAAATGGATCCGCATGATGCCTTTGTCATGAGCTGTTTGGCGCAAGTGGTGTACCTGATTTGCCTACCCTTCCAAGGTTGGTTGTCCGATATTATTGGCCGTAAGGCGTGTACCTTAATTTCCTTCTTTGGTTCGATGTTATTGCTATTCCCATTATGGGGACTGCTATCGAGCGAGCCATGGACCTTATTTGTGGCACAAGCAACCGGCTTGGTCTTTGTTGGATTCTTGACTGCCAGTAAACCTGCTGCGATGTCTGAGCAAATCCCAACCCGTTATCGTACCAAGTTATTCGGTATCTTTATGTCGCTGTCGATTGCTGTGTTTGGCGGAACGGCTTCATACGTAAATACCTGGTTGTATGCCAACCAATTAGAATCGTTCTTTAATGTTTATGCCGTAGTGGTCTGTATCGTCGCCATTAGCGTGGTACTGACGTGGAAAAACAATAAAGGCATCGATCTAGATAAAGTTTAA